In a genomic window of Zootoca vivipara chromosome 5, rZooViv1.1, whole genome shotgun sequence:
- the SGMS1 gene encoding phosphatidylcholine:ceramide cholinephosphotransferase 1, which translates to MKEIALWSCEEVVDWLSDVVPEYCEPLKNFTGQDLVNLTKEDFKKPPLSRVSSDNGQRLLDMIETLKMEHHIEVHKNGHANGHLVISTETSTNENGFSSKSKPNGMPNGYRKDMIQIHMPEPERSQYPMEWGKTFLAFFYALCCLVLTTVTISVVHERVPPKEVDPPLPDAFFDHFSRVQWAFSICEINGLILVGLWAIQWLLLKYKSIIGRRFFCIVGTLYLYRCITMYVTTLPVPGMHFNCSPKLFGDWESHMRRIMKMLAGGGLSITGSHDLCGDYLFSGHTVMLTLTYLFIKEYSPRRLWWYHWVCWTLSLVGMFCILLAHDHYTVDVVVAYYITTRLFWWYHTMANQQVLKEASQTNLLARVWWYRPFQYFEKNVPGIVPRSYHWPFSWQALRLGRQPKYSRLVNDT; encoded by the exons ATGAAAGAAATCGCACTCTGGTCATGCGAGGAAGTGGTCGATTGGTTGTCAGATGTTGTGCCAGAATACTGTGAGCCATTGAAGAATTTCACTGGGCAGGACTTGGTGAACCTAACGAAGGAGGATTTCAAGAAGCCCCCTTTGTCGCGTGTGTCTTCGGACAATGGCCAACGTCTGCTGGACATGATAGAGACTTTGAAAATGGAGCACCATATTGAGGTACACAAGAACGGGCATGCCAACGGCCACTTGGTCATCAGTACGGAGACCTCCACCAATGAAAATGGTTTCAGCAGCAAAAGCAAACCAAACGGGATGCCAAATGGGTACAGGAAGGATATGATACAAATCCACATGCCAGAGCCGGAACGTTCTCAGTACCCCATGGAATGGGGGAAGACATTTTTGGCTTTCTTTTATGCACTTTGCTGTCTAGTCCTTACAACAGTGACAATCTCCGTTGTCCATGAACGAGTGCCTCCCAAGGAGGTGGATCCGCCCCTACCAGACGCATTTTTTGATCACTTTAGTCGAGTTCAATGGGCCTTTTCTATCTGTGAAATTAATGGTTTGATCCTTGTAGGACTCTGGGCAATTCAGTGGCTGCTCTTAAAATACAA gtCCATTATTGGCAGGCGATTTTTTTGTATAGTTGGCACACTGTACCTGTATCGGTGTATTACGATGTATGTTACGACCCTCCCGGTACCTGGCATGCATTTCAACTGTTCTCCAAAG CTCTTTGGAGACTGGGAATCGCACATGAGGAGGATAATGAAGATGCTTGCTGGAGGCGGGCTGTCCATCACAGGATCACACGATCTGTGTGGTGACTACTTGTTCAGCGGTCACACAGTTATGCTAACACTTACATACTTATTTATCAAAGAGT ATTCACCTCGGCGACTCTGGTGGTATCATTGGGTTTGTTGGACTCTCAGCTTAGTGGGGATGTTCTGTATCCTCTTGGCTCACGACCACTACACTGTGGATGTGGTGGTGGCTTATTACATCACTACAAGACTTTTCTGGTGGTATCACACAATGGCCAACCAACAA GTGCTAAAAGAAGCTTCCCAGACCAACCTCCTTGCACGAGTGTGGTGGTATAGACCCTTCCAGTACTTTGAAAAGAATGTTCCGGGCATCGTCCCACGCTCTTACCACTGGCCATTTTCCTGGCAAGCTCTCCGACTGGGTAGACAGCCTAAGTACAGCAGATTGGTGAATGACACATAA